Proteins found in one Nitrospirota bacterium genomic segment:
- a CDS encoding sulfite exporter TauE/SafE family protein — MTEINILIPVVAAFLSASLTLMAGFGLATILTPVFLIFYDVKIAILIVAVVHLANNLLKLSLFRSYVSLDILKRFGALTLIGAFIGAFLQGKMDSSLVKILLGASLIFLGLKEISGFGEKLRLPKKIDVIGGFFSGLLGGFVGNQGAIRSAYLLNYNIPKETFVATAAIIASVVDVTRIPVYIFSNKDVLTDNAILLLVTTASAFAGTFAGKSFLKKISLKTFKIYVAATIVIIGALLTFRII; from the coding sequence ATGACTGAAATAAACATTTTAATCCCTGTTGTTGCAGCATTTCTATCGGCGTCACTGACGCTCATGGCAGGGTTTGGACTCGCGACAATACTCACTCCTGTCTTTCTCATATTTTACGACGTAAAAATTGCCATACTAATAGTGGCTGTCGTGCATCTTGCGAATAATCTCTTAAAGCTCTCCCTTTTTAGAAGCTATGTAAGTTTAGATATTTTAAAACGCTTCGGAGCTTTAACGTTGATAGGGGCTTTTATCGGGGCATTCTTGCAGGGGAAAATGGATTCGTCCCTTGTAAAGATTTTGCTCGGAGCATCTTTGATTTTTCTTGGATTAAAGGAAATTTCAGGCTTCGGAGAAAAGCTTAGACTTCCAAAGAAGATAGATGTCATCGGAGGCTTTTTCTCAGGGCTTCTTGGAGGATTTGTCGGGAATCAGGGCGCAATAAGAAGCGCATATCTGCTCAATTACAATATCCCGAAAGAGACCTTTGTAGCTACAGCAGCGATAATCGCATCCGTTGTGGATGTGACAAGGATTCCGGTTTATATATTCAGCAATAAAGATGTGCTTACTGACAATGCAATCCTCTTGCTCGTAACAACTGCATCGGCTTTTGCAGGGACATTTGCAGGTAAAAGTTTCTTAAAGAAAATATCGCTCAAGACTTTTAAAATATATGTGGCTGCTACCATAGTGATAATCGGAGCGCTTCTGACATTCAGGATTATCTGA
- a CDS encoding helix-turn-helix transcriptional regulator codes for MIRDFFLGFIRIHILHHASKGPVYGLWLIEELGMHGYKLSPGTLYPILHKLEEEKFLRSYSENVEGKIRKYYKTTPKGIKALSKIKEKINELVEEVMK; via the coding sequence ATGATTAGAGACTTCTTTTTAGGCTTTATAAGAATTCATATCCTGCACCATGCCTCCAAAGGGCCTGTATATGGATTGTGGCTCATAGAAGAGCTCGGCATGCACGGATATAAGTTGAGTCCCGGCACGCTCTACCCCATACTGCATAAACTTGAAGAGGAGAAGTTCTTGAGGTCGTACTCAGAAAATGTCGAAGGGAAAATAAGAAAATACTACAAGACAACCCCGAAAGGCATTAAGGCATTGTCAAAGATAAAAGAAAAGATAAATGAACTTGTGGAAGAGGTGATGAAATGA